The following are from one region of the Cyanobium gracile PCC 6307 genome:
- the rimO gene encoding 30S ribosomal protein S12 methylthiotransferase RimO has translation MPPQPGRERPTVAFTHLGCEKNRVDTEHMLGLLAEAGYGVSADESDAKVVVVNTCSFIQDARAESVRTLVELAEQGKELIIAGCLAQHFQQELLDSLPEAKAIVGTGDYQHIVEVLERVEAGERVNRVSPVPTFVGDEHLPRYRTTSEAVAYLKVAEGCDYRCAFCIIPRLRGDQRSRPIESIVAEARQLAEQGVKELILISQITTNYGLDLYGRPRLDDLLRALGEVEIPWIRVHYAYPTGLTEPVLAAYRDVPNVLPYLDLPLQHSHPEVLRAMNRPWQTGVNGALLQRIRDQLPDAVLRTTFIVGFPGETEEHFEHLLAFVAEQRFDHVGVFTFSPEDGTAAADLPDPVPAEVASERRDRLMALQQPIAAERNGAWVGRIVDVLIEQDNPTSGAMLGRCARFAPDVDGEVHVSPGEGGLCAAPGTMVPVRITAADTYDLRGEVVGAGAMVSEALAATRSRG, from the coding sequence ATGCCCCCCCAGCCCGGCCGAGAACGGCCCACCGTGGCCTTCACCCATCTGGGTTGCGAGAAGAACCGGGTGGACACCGAACACATGCTCGGCCTGCTGGCCGAGGCGGGCTACGGGGTCAGTGCCGATGAGAGCGACGCAAAGGTGGTGGTGGTCAACACCTGCAGCTTCATCCAGGACGCCCGGGCCGAATCGGTCCGGACCCTGGTGGAACTGGCGGAACAGGGCAAGGAACTGATCATCGCCGGCTGCCTGGCCCAGCACTTCCAGCAGGAACTTCTGGACTCCCTCCCCGAGGCCAAGGCCATCGTCGGCACCGGTGACTACCAGCACATCGTCGAGGTGCTCGAGCGGGTGGAGGCCGGCGAGCGGGTCAACCGGGTGAGCCCGGTGCCCACCTTCGTCGGCGACGAGCACCTGCCCCGCTACCGCACCACCTCCGAAGCGGTGGCCTACCTGAAGGTGGCCGAAGGCTGCGATTACCGCTGCGCCTTCTGCATCATCCCGCGGCTGCGGGGCGACCAGCGCTCCCGCCCGATCGAGTCGATCGTGGCGGAGGCCCGCCAGCTGGCCGAGCAGGGGGTGAAGGAGCTGATCCTGATCAGCCAGATCACCACCAACTACGGGCTGGATCTCTACGGCAGGCCCCGCCTCGACGACCTGCTGCGGGCCCTGGGGGAGGTGGAGATCCCCTGGATCCGGGTGCATTACGCCTACCCCACCGGCCTCACCGAACCCGTCCTGGCCGCCTACCGGGACGTGCCCAACGTCCTGCCCTACCTGGATCTCCCCCTTCAGCACAGCCACCCGGAGGTGCTGCGGGCCATGAACCGTCCCTGGCAGACCGGGGTCAACGGCGCCCTTCTGCAGCGCATCCGCGACCAGCTGCCCGACGCCGTGCTCCGCACCACCTTCATCGTCGGCTTCCCCGGGGAGACGGAGGAGCACTTCGAGCATCTGCTGGCCTTCGTGGCCGAGCAGCGCTTCGACCACGTGGGGGTGTTCACCTTCTCCCCGGAGGACGGCACCGCTGCCGCCGATCTGCCGGATCCGGTGCCCGCCGAGGTCGCCAGCGAGCGGCGGGACCGGCTGATGGCCCTGCAGCAGCCGATCGCCGCCGAGCGCAATGGCGCCTGGGTGGGCCGCATCGTGGACGTATTGATCGAACAGGACAACCCCACCAGCGGCGCGATGCTGGGTCGCTGCGCCCGCTTCGCCCCCGACGTGGACGGGGAGGTGCACGTGAGCCCCGGTGAGGGCGGCCTGTGCGCCGCTCCGGGCACGATGGTGCCGGTGCGGATCACCGCCGCCGACACCTATGACCTGCGCGGCGAGGTGGTGGGGGCCGGCGCCATGGTGAGCGAGGCCCTGGCGGCGACGCGGAGCCGGGGTTGA
- a CDS encoding shikimate kinase — translation MAPADDAPPRPSHRDLARRLDGLNIYLVGMMGAGKSAVGRPLAEALGYRFIDADTALGEVAGRPIAEIFASDGEDGFRTLETAVLNGIASWHSLVVATGGGAVIRPENWGHMRQGLVVWLDAPADELVRRLAADPTPRPLLDAPDPAARLEALLHERRPLYAQADLTVAQQGGTPAAVALQVLEALPSVLRDPTPPPADPVRLQDADGQARRSLN, via the coding sequence ATGGCCCCAGCCGATGACGCCCCGCCCCGCCCCTCGCATCGGGACCTGGCCCGCCGTCTCGATGGCCTGAACATCTACCTGGTGGGGATGATGGGGGCCGGCAAGAGCGCCGTGGGGCGGCCCCTGGCCGAGGCCCTCGGCTATCGCTTCATCGATGCCGACACCGCTCTGGGGGAGGTGGCCGGCCGGCCGATCGCCGAGATCTTCGCCAGCGACGGGGAGGACGGCTTCCGCACTCTGGAGACCGCCGTGCTCAACGGCATCGCCAGCTGGCATTCCCTGGTCGTGGCCACCGGCGGCGGGGCGGTGATCCGACCGGAGAACTGGGGTCACATGCGCCAGGGGCTGGTGGTGTGGCTCGACGCCCCTGCGGATGAGCTGGTGCGCCGTCTGGCCGCCGACCCCACACCCAGACCCCTGCTGGACGCTCCCGATCCCGCCGCACGGCTGGAGGCACTGCTGCACGAGCGCCGGCCCCTCTACGCCCAGGCCGACCTGACGGTGGCCCAGCAGGGGGGTACTCCCGCCGCGGTGGCCCTCCAGGTGCTCGAGGCCCTGCCCTCGGTGCTGCGGGACCCCACCCCGCCTCCAGCCGACCCCGTCCGTCTGCAGGATGCGGATGGGCAGGCCCGCCGCTCGCTCAACTGA
- a CDS encoding B12-binding domain-containing radical SAM protein: MRTLFIYPEFPKTFWSYEKILELVNRKVLLPPLGMVTVAALLPQTWEMKLVDRNVREVMEAEWNWAELVVISGMIVQKADMAAQIAKAKQRGLPVAVGGPFASSTPDAPELQLADFKVLDEGEITLPMFIEAIERGERQGRFSAEGEKPDVTGTPIPRFDLLELDAYDSMSVQFSRGCPFQCEFCDIIVLYGRKPRTKTPEQLVAELQYLYDLGWRRSIFLVDDNFIGNKRNAKLLLPEIKRWQIAHGYPFSFATEASVDLASDDEMMQMMAEARFDSVFLGIETPDEASLETARKLQNTRSSLEESVDRITSYGIRVMAGFIIGFDGEKPGAGDRIVEFVSRTGIPAAMMGMLQALPNTGLWHRLEKEGRLVQEKTDAKGVNQTNLLNFVPTRPIRQIANEYVDAFCRLYEPNAYIDRVTHYYLKMGQPRWQQFVKAAAFGKASLPSWTDVRALLIVIWRQGLKRDTRGRFWRSLFTIARRNPNNLEQFLVTLAHNEHFQEYRGVVTREIQDQLAALPPEPPEGSRETTRELQPA, encoded by the coding sequence ATGCGCACCCTTTTCATCTATCCCGAGTTCCCGAAGACGTTCTGGAGCTACGAAAAGATCCTCGAACTGGTCAACCGCAAGGTTCTGCTTCCCCCGCTCGGCATGGTCACCGTGGCGGCCCTGCTGCCCCAGACCTGGGAGATGAAGCTGGTCGACCGCAACGTCCGCGAGGTGATGGAGGCCGAGTGGAACTGGGCGGAACTGGTGGTGATCTCCGGGATGATCGTCCAGAAGGCCGACATGGCGGCCCAGATCGCCAAGGCCAAGCAGCGGGGCCTGCCGGTGGCGGTGGGCGGCCCCTTCGCCAGCTCCACCCCCGACGCCCCTGAGCTGCAGCTGGCCGATTTCAAGGTCCTCGACGAGGGCGAGATCACCCTGCCGATGTTCATCGAGGCGATCGAGCGCGGCGAACGCCAGGGGCGGTTCAGCGCCGAAGGGGAGAAGCCCGACGTCACCGGCACCCCCATCCCCCGCTTCGATCTGCTCGAACTGGACGCCTACGACTCGATGTCGGTCCAGTTCTCGCGTGGGTGCCCGTTCCAGTGCGAGTTCTGCGACATCATCGTTCTGTACGGCCGCAAACCCCGCACCAAGACCCCCGAGCAGCTGGTGGCGGAGCTCCAGTACCTTTACGACCTCGGCTGGCGCCGCTCGATCTTCCTGGTCGACGACAACTTCATCGGCAACAAGCGCAACGCCAAGCTGCTGCTGCCGGAGATCAAACGCTGGCAGATCGCCCACGGCTACCCCTTCAGCTTCGCCACCGAGGCGTCCGTGGACCTCGCCTCCGACGATGAGATGATGCAGATGATGGCCGAGGCCCGCTTCGACAGCGTCTTCCTCGGCATCGAGACCCCCGACGAGGCCAGCCTCGAGACGGCCCGCAAGCTGCAGAACACCCGCAGCTCCCTGGAGGAATCGGTCGACCGGATCACCTCCTACGGCATCCGGGTCATGGCCGGCTTCATCATCGGCTTCGACGGCGAGAAGCCTGGTGCAGGCGATCGCATCGTCGAGTTCGTCAGCCGCACCGGCATCCCCGCCGCGATGATGGGCATGCTGCAGGCCCTCCCCAACACCGGCCTCTGGCATCGCCTCGAGAAGGAAGGCCGGTTGGTTCAGGAGAAAACCGACGCCAAGGGCGTCAACCAGACCAACCTGCTCAACTTCGTGCCCACCCGGCCGATCCGGCAGATCGCCAACGAGTACGTCGACGCCTTCTGCCGCCTCTATGAGCCGAACGCCTACATCGACCGGGTCACGCACTATTACCTGAAGATGGGCCAGCCCCGCTGGCAGCAGTTCGTGAAGGCTGCGGCCTTCGGCAAGGCCAGCCTGCCCAGCTGGACCGATGTGCGCGCCCTGCTGATCGTGATCTGGCGTCAGGGCCTGAAGCGCGACACCCGCGGTCGCTTCTGGCGCTCCCTGTTCACCATCGCCCGCCGCAACCCCAACAACCTGGAGCAGTTCCTGGTCACCCTCGCCCACAACGAGCACTTCCAGGAGTACCGGGGCGTGGTGACCCGCGAGATCCAGGATCAGCTCGCCGCCCTGCCCCCGGAACCGCCCGAGGGTTCGCGCGAAACCACCCGGGAGCTCCAGCCCGCCTAG
- a CDS encoding GNAT family N-acetyltransferase, protein MAELQVRWHQATCEIPEDQWQALVGGAGDLPADAVDRPFYGWRWLHHLEASASIVPRQGWQPCHLGLWRGGRLVALAPLYLKGHSYGEFVFDQSFAQLAGQLGLRYYPKLVGMSPVSPVQGYRFHVAPGEEAAALTQRMLAEIDGFCRRQGILSCNFLYVDPAWQPLAEAAGCALWINQQSEWRNPGHADFEAYLASFNANQRRNIRRERRSVAAAGLTVTPLAGEAIPPRLLERMHRFYEQHCSRWGPWGSKYLTESFFQAAATDLRQHLVLFSAHRGDPMQPLAMSLCVHDATGLWGRYWGSDIELENLHFEVCYYAPIAWAIERGLESFDPGAGGSHKRRRGFVAQPRASLHRWYDPRFDAILRDWLPGANREMHEEITAMNAELPFTASYDPPHAPRPEPPTEPR, encoded by the coding sequence ATGGCCGAGCTGCAAGTCCGCTGGCATCAGGCAACGTGCGAGATCCCGGAAGACCAGTGGCAGGCCCTGGTGGGCGGCGCCGGGGACCTCCCGGCCGACGCTGTGGATCGCCCCTTCTACGGCTGGCGCTGGCTGCACCACCTGGAGGCCAGCGCCAGCATCGTGCCCCGCCAGGGCTGGCAGCCCTGCCACCTGGGGCTCTGGCGCGGCGGGCGGCTGGTGGCCCTGGCGCCTCTGTACCTGAAGGGCCACAGCTATGGGGAGTTCGTCTTCGACCAGTCCTTCGCCCAGCTCGCCGGCCAGCTCGGGCTGCGCTACTACCCCAAGCTCGTCGGCATGAGCCCGGTGAGCCCGGTGCAGGGCTACCGCTTCCATGTGGCCCCCGGCGAGGAAGCGGCGGCCCTCACCCAGCGGATGCTGGCCGAGATCGACGGCTTCTGCCGGCGCCAGGGGATCCTCAGCTGCAACTTCCTTTATGTGGATCCGGCCTGGCAGCCGCTGGCGGAGGCCGCCGGCTGCGCCCTGTGGATCAACCAGCAGAGCGAGTGGCGCAACCCGGGCCATGCCGACTTCGAGGCCTATCTGGCCAGCTTCAATGCCAACCAGCGGCGCAACATCCGCCGCGAGCGCCGCTCCGTGGCGGCGGCGGGGCTGACGGTCACGCCCCTGGCGGGGGAGGCGATTCCGCCACGCCTGCTGGAGCGGATGCACCGCTTCTACGAGCAGCACTGCAGCCGCTGGGGGCCGTGGGGCAGCAAGTACCTCACCGAATCCTTCTTCCAGGCGGCCGCCACCGACCTGCGCCAGCACCTGGTGCTGTTCAGCGCCCATCGCGGCGATCCGATGCAGCCCCTGGCGATGTCGCTGTGCGTGCACGATGCCACCGGCCTCTGGGGCCGCTACTGGGGCAGCGACATCGAGCTCGAAAACTTGCATTTCGAGGTCTGCTACTACGCGCCGATCGCCTGGGCGATCGAGCGGGGCCTGGAGAGCTTCGATCCTGGGGCCGGCGGCAGCCACAAGCGGCGCCGGGGCTTCGTGGCCCAGCCCCGGGCCAGCCTGCACCGCTGGTACGACCCCCGCTTCGACGCCATCCTGCGGGACTGGCTGCCGGGCGCCAACCGGGAGATGCATGAGGAGATCACGGCGATGAACGCGGAGCTTCCCTTCACCGCTTCCTACGATCCCCCCCATGCACCACGACCCGAACCCCCGACAGAGCCTCGATGA
- a CDS encoding MFS transporter has translation MRPGGGDGWLQRHQRPVFLLASGLSTSGSFAGLTAKGWILMAGTGNPLLLALHFAALALPSLVVSGRAGVLTDRLGCERVLIRSQWGLFAGAALGALAIPLLQGVAQVVLLLLSTLVVGVASSFELTARSKYCSLLVERPEQVAPYLASFSVVFNVGKLVGPPLGGWLVALSGPATALAIDAASYLLPIATVIWLLRPHRELEQRSAGGAGASLGAAWRGCGPTLRHVLRFTTVACLVGFFHPGLAPLIAAEVIGPSPQALGLFTSVLAAGSIVGGVVLQRNSRALSERPALLLGGCAVAVALAQLGMAAVSGGPAALAMALLLGAGTAGLLAGSNLILQVGAPMELRGRMAGLGQIAFLGGGGVSGLVAAALAMTVGLTTTFALLGGVGLVVGMLELGRKGALRLRSA, from the coding sequence TTGAGGCCCGGCGGCGGAGACGGCTGGCTGCAGCGGCACCAGCGCCCCGTCTTCCTGCTCGCCTCCGGCCTGAGCACCTCCGGTTCCTTCGCCGGGCTGACGGCCAAGGGGTGGATCCTGATGGCCGGCACCGGCAATCCGCTGCTGCTCGCCCTGCACTTCGCCGCCCTAGCCCTGCCGAGCCTGGTGGTCAGCGGCCGGGCGGGGGTGCTCACGGATCGGCTGGGCTGCGAGCGGGTGCTGATCCGCTCCCAGTGGGGCCTGTTCGCCGGGGCGGCCCTGGGGGCCCTGGCCATTCCCCTGCTCCAGGGAGTGGCTCAGGTGGTGCTGCTGTTGCTGAGCACCCTGGTGGTGGGCGTCGCCAGTTCCTTCGAGCTGACGGCCCGCAGCAAGTACTGCTCACTGCTGGTGGAACGGCCCGAGCAGGTGGCCCCGTACCTGGCCAGCTTCTCGGTGGTGTTCAACGTCGGCAAGCTGGTGGGGCCTCCCCTGGGGGGCTGGCTGGTGGCGCTCTCCGGCCCCGCCACGGCCCTGGCGATCGATGCGGCCTCTTACCTGCTGCCGATCGCCACCGTGATCTGGCTGCTGCGGCCCCACCGGGAACTGGAGCAGCGCAGCGCCGGAGGCGCCGGCGCCAGCCTCGGGGCCGCCTGGCGGGGCTGCGGGCCGACCCTGCGCCACGTGCTGCGCTTCACCACCGTGGCCTGCCTGGTGGGCTTCTTCCATCCGGGCCTGGCGCCCCTGATCGCCGCCGAGGTGATCGGGCCTTCCCCGCAGGCCCTTGGCCTGTTCACCAGCGTGCTGGCGGCCGGCAGCATCGTCGGCGGGGTGGTACTGCAACGCAACAGTCGCGCCCTGAGCGAACGGCCGGCGCTGCTGCTGGGGGGCTGCGCCGTGGCGGTGGCCCTGGCCCAGCTGGGGATGGCCGCGGTTTCGGGGGGGCCCGCCGCCCTGGCGATGGCGTTGCTGCTGGGCGCCGGGACCGCCGGCCTGCTGGCCGGCTCGAACCTGATCCTGCAGGTAGGGGCGCCGATGGAGCTGCGCGGCCGCATGGCCGGTCTGGGGCAGATCGCCTTTCTCGGCGGCGGCGGCGTGAGCGGGCTGGTGGCCGCTGCCCTGGCGATGACCGTGGGGCTGACGACCACCTTCGCCCTGCTCGGCGGCGTGGGGCTGGTGGTGGGGATGCTGGAGCTGGGGCGGAAAGGAGCGCTGCGGCTCAGATCAGCCTGA
- a CDS encoding dihydrofolate reductase family protein, translating to MRPAATPELRLVLAVSLDGRLAPAEGGAAQLGGAADRQVLEEALAWADAVLVGAETLRRHGSTCLIHSPALLEARRSQGRAAQPIAIAVSRSGRLPAALNFFRQPLERWLLQAAPLSPAVPAAAPAEGFSRHLPLDGWPEALAALAALGQGRIAVLGGAQLAAALAAEDLLDELQLTVCPRLLGGPHGWLPADASVAPGGRTGWRLVEHRALPGEELLLRWRRPGDQGVTS from the coding sequence TTGAGGCCAGCGGCAACGCCGGAGCTGCGGCTTGTCCTGGCGGTGAGCCTCGACGGCCGCCTGGCGCCCGCTGAAGGGGGGGCGGCCCAGCTGGGGGGCGCCGCTGACCGGCAGGTGCTGGAGGAGGCCCTGGCCTGGGCCGATGCGGTCCTGGTGGGCGCCGAGACCCTGCGGCGCCACGGCAGCACCTGCCTGATCCACAGCCCCGCTCTGCTCGAGGCCCGCCGTTCGCAGGGCCGCGCCGCCCAGCCGATCGCCATCGCCGTCAGCCGCAGCGGCCGGTTGCCCGCCGCACTGAATTTCTTTCGCCAGCCTCTGGAGCGCTGGCTGCTGCAGGCCGCCCCGCTGTCGCCCGCCGTCCCCGCCGCCGCACCTGCGGAGGGCTTCTCGCGTCACCTGCCCCTGGACGGCTGGCCCGAGGCCCTGGCGGCCCTGGCCGCCCTGGGTCAGGGGCGCATCGCCGTGCTCGGCGGGGCCCAGCTGGCGGCGGCTCTGGCGGCCGAGGACCTGCTGGATGAACTCCAGCTCACCGTCTGCCCCCGCCTGCTGGGTGGGCCCCACGGCTGGCTGCCGGCCGATGCCTCCGTGGCTCCGGGGGGCCGCACGGGCTGGCGGCTGGTGGAGCACCGGGCGCTGCCGGGGGAGGAGCTGCTGCTGCGCTGGCGGCGGCCCGGGGATCAGGGCGTGACCTCCTGA
- a CDS encoding 6-pyruvoyl trahydropterin synthase family protein, with translation MTATRLTAPPAAPSPTSAAHGRGRPCVITRRATFSASHLYRLPELDDAENARRFGRCSLAPGHGHNYELTVAMGGPLDADGMVLNLSDVKHAIRREVTEPLDFRFLNEVWPEFDLSRSEGRLPTTEALLLAIRQRLAPQLPLVALRLHEHPNLWADVLCGPTTDPMEAFLSIRTHFAAAHRLARPELSQSENEAIYGKCARPHGHGHNYLLDVTVRGPIDGRTGMVCDLAALQRLVDDLVVEPFDHTFLNKDVAHFADCVPTAENIALHIADLLSAPIAATGARLHKVRLQESPNNAAEVFAETPQLEMVPAALEALAAV, from the coding sequence ATGACCGCAACCCGGTTGACCGCCCCTCCTGCGGCACCCTCCCCCACCAGCGCCGCCCACGGGCGTGGCCGCCCCTGCGTGATCACCCGCCGGGCGACCTTCAGCGCCAGCCACCTCTACCGGCTGCCGGAACTCGATGACGCCGAGAACGCCCGGCGCTTCGGCCGCTGCAGCCTGGCTCCGGGCCACGGTCACAACTACGAACTCACCGTGGCGATGGGCGGCCCGCTCGACGCCGACGGGATGGTGCTCAACCTTTCCGACGTCAAGCACGCCATCCGGCGGGAGGTGACCGAGCCCCTCGACTTCCGTTTCCTCAATGAGGTCTGGCCCGAGTTCGATCTCTCCCGCTCCGAGGGCCGGCTGCCCACCACCGAGGCCCTGCTGCTGGCGATCCGCCAGCGCCTGGCCCCCCAGCTGCCGCTGGTGGCCCTGCGCCTCCACGAACACCCCAACCTCTGGGCCGACGTGCTCTGCGGCCCCACCACCGATCCCATGGAAGCCTTCCTCTCGATCCGCACCCACTTCGCCGCAGCCCATCGCCTGGCCCGCCCCGAGCTCAGCCAGAGCGAGAACGAGGCGATCTACGGCAAGTGCGCCCGCCCCCACGGCCACGGCCACAACTACCTGCTCGATGTCACCGTGCGGGGCCCCATCGATGGGCGCACCGGCATGGTCTGCGATCTGGCCGCGCTGCAGCGCCTCGTGGACGACCTGGTGGTGGAGCCCTTCGACCACACCTTCCTCAACAAGGACGTGGCCCACTTCGCCGACTGCGTGCCCACCGCCGAGAACATCGCCCTCCACATCGCCGACCTGCTCAGCGCCCCCATCGCCGCCACCGGGGCCCGGCTGCACAAGGTGCGCCTGCAGGAGAGCCCCAACAACGCCGCCGAGGTCTTCGCCGAGACGCCGCAGCTGGAGATGGTCCCCGCCGCCCTTGAAGCCCTCGCAGCCGTTTGA
- a CDS encoding cytochrome b6-f complex subunit 6, protein MAFLAAASVGVVIYLALVGGGLTAAFLATVVLKGVRLI, encoded by the coding sequence ATGGCGTTCCTCGCAGCAGCGTCCGTGGGTGTGGTGATCTATCTGGCGCTCGTCGGTGGCGGGCTGACCGCCGCCTTCCTGGCCACCGTGGTGCTCAAGGGCGTCAGGCTGATCTGA
- a CDS encoding DUF4346 domain-containing protein, which yields MHHDPNPRQSLDEALSQRFIHLDAAGYFLIKVDVAAGELVAEHYANGIDERGLATDPDTGEVLSCRGGDPRAPRAVYRGRSAKELGIALTEGDGPHPLSRLDHALYLGRELQKAEHCLVEGLPYVQD from the coding sequence ATGCACCACGACCCGAACCCCCGACAGAGCCTCGATGAGGCGCTCTCCCAGCGCTTCATCCACCTCGATGCGGCGGGCTACTTCCTGATCAAGGTGGATGTCGCCGCCGGTGAGCTGGTGGCCGAGCACTACGCCAACGGCATCGATGAACGGGGCCTGGCCACCGACCCCGACACCGGTGAGGTGCTCAGCTGCCGGGGCGGCGACCCGCGGGCGCCCCGGGCCGTGTACCGGGGCCGCAGTGCCAAGGAACTCGGGATCGCCCTGACCGAGGGAGACGGCCCCCATCCCCTCTCGCGGCTCGACCATGCCCTCTATCTGGGCCGGGAGCTCCAGAAGGCGGAGCATTGTCTGGTGGAGGGCCTGCCCTACGTGCAGGACTAG
- a CDS encoding vitamin K epoxide reductase family protein: MTSTRLASRLTSRRRPEPGRRWARVVMAVLATIGVIDTASITLNRWGVIGNLSCPGGAEGCDKVLNSPWGSVFGQPLSLFGFLAYGAVLVMAVLPLLLKGEARTTINGLSWWGLFLLSAGMAIFSLVLVGVMAFQIKAFCTFCLMSAAISLALFVLSLIGGEWEDTGALLFRGVLTVLAVGLIGLGWATSLNRPESATGPGMPIPVTSASTPATIALADHLTATGAVMYSAYWCPHCHDQKQLFGKEASAKLKIIECAPDGQNNQAALCASKNIQGFPTWEIKGQLDSGQKTLAQLAALSGYKGSIAN, encoded by the coding sequence GTGACTTCCACTCGCCTCGCCAGTCGCCTCACGAGTCGCCGCCGCCCCGAGCCGGGTCGTCGCTGGGCGCGGGTGGTGATGGCCGTCCTGGCCACCATCGGCGTGATCGACACCGCCTCGATCACCCTCAACCGCTGGGGCGTGATCGGCAACCTCAGCTGCCCCGGCGGCGCCGAGGGCTGCGACAAGGTCCTCAACAGCCCCTGGGGGAGTGTCTTCGGCCAGCCCCTGTCCCTGTTCGGCTTCCTGGCCTACGGCGCGGTGCTGGTGATGGCGGTGCTGCCGCTGCTGCTCAAGGGCGAGGCCCGCACCACCATCAACGGTCTCAGCTGGTGGGGCCTGTTCCTGCTCAGCGCCGGCATGGCGATCTTCAGCCTGGTGCTGGTGGGGGTGATGGCCTTCCAGATCAAGGCCTTCTGCACCTTCTGCCTGATGTCGGCCGCGATCAGCCTGGCGCTGTTCGTGCTCAGCCTGATCGGCGGGGAATGGGAGGACACCGGCGCCCTGCTGTTCCGCGGCGTGCTCACGGTGCTGGCCGTCGGCCTGATCGGCCTCGGCTGGGCCACCTCCCTCAACCGGCCCGAGTCGGCCACGGGCCCGGGGATGCCGATCCCGGTCACCTCCGCCAGCACGCCGGCCACGATCGCCCTGGCCGACCACCTTACCGCCACCGGCGCGGTGATGTACTCGGCCTACTGGTGTCCCCACTGCCACGACCAGAAGCAGCTCTTCGGCAAGGAGGCCAGCGCCAAGCTCAAGATCATCGAATGCGCTCCCGATGGCCAGAACAATCAGGCCGCTCTCTGCGCGAGCAAGAACATCCAGGGCTTCCCCACCTGGGAGATCAAGGGCCAGCTCGATTCCGGCCAGAAGACCCTGGCCCAGCTCGCCGCCCTGAGCGGCTACAAGGGCTCGATCGCCAACTGA
- a CDS encoding chlororespiratory reduction protein 7: protein MSDPLLRELDHYVVLEPGKGESILSAAETLHWLAGHLAALAEPPADLADLADPEARAGRLLDTACELELAPGCAIQWFAVRLEPPA from the coding sequence GTGTCCGATCCGCTGCTGCGGGAGCTCGACCACTACGTGGTGCTGGAGCCCGGCAAGGGCGAAAGCATCCTCAGCGCCGCCGAGACCCTGCACTGGCTGGCCGGACACCTGGCGGCCCTGGCCGAGCCCCCGGCCGATCTGGCCGATCTGGCCGATCCCGAGGCCCGGGCCGGTCGGCTCCTGGACACCGCCTGCGAACTGGAGCTGGCGCCGGGCTGCGCGATCCAGTGGTTCGCCGTGCGGCTGGAGCCGCCGGCCTGA